In Candidatus Hydrogenedentota bacterium, the following proteins share a genomic window:
- the queC gene encoding 7-cyano-7-deazaguanine synthase QueC encodes MAEPSPAVVLLSGGIDSSVLAHYTARRLGRAPVRALSFQYGQRHARELECARFQAQAAGMAAHELIDLSFLGPMLQGGSALIDGGGGVPDLRDLPKAALDQPPTYVPNRNMMFLSIAAAYAEACGIHEVFYGAQAQDEYGYWDCTRAFLDRMNDVLALNRREPVRIHAPFIEKRKAETVRLGMELGVDFARTWSCYRGAARPCGTCPTCVERRNAFREAGGKDPLAYPG; translated from the coding sequence ATGGCCGAACCATCTCCCGCCGTCGTGTTGCTCAGCGGCGGCATCGATTCGAGCGTGCTCGCGCACTACACGGCGCGCAGGCTGGGCCGCGCACCGGTGCGCGCGCTCAGCTTTCAGTACGGGCAGCGGCACGCGCGCGAACTCGAATGCGCGCGGTTTCAGGCGCAGGCCGCCGGCATGGCGGCTCACGAGTTGATTGACCTCTCCTTTCTTGGCCCGATGCTCCAAGGCGGCTCTGCGTTGATCGACGGCGGCGGCGGCGTGCCGGACTTGCGCGACCTGCCCAAGGCCGCGCTGGACCAGCCGCCGACGTACGTGCCGAACCGGAACATGATGTTCCTGTCCATCGCGGCGGCGTATGCGGAGGCATGCGGCATCCACGAGGTGTTCTACGGGGCGCAGGCGCAGGATGAGTACGGATACTGGGACTGCACGCGCGCGTTTCTCGACCGCATGAATGACGTGCTCGCGTTGAACCGCCGCGAGCCGGTGCGCATTCACGCGCCGTTCATCGAGAAGCGCAAGGCCGAAACGGTGCGGCTCGGGATGGAACTCGGCGTCGATTTCGCGCGGACGTGGAGCTGCTATCGCGGCGCGGCGCGGCCCTGCGGGACGTGTCCGACCTGCGTGGAGCGGCGCAACGCGTTCCGCGAGGCAGGCGGGAAAGACCCCCTCGCATACCCAGGTTGA
- a CDS encoding SDR family oxidoreductase: MKVLLTGSEGYIGAVLRDHLLSHGHEVTGLDTGFFLDCDFGAPPAPVPLIRRDLREVRREDVAGHDAVVHLAALSNDPLGNLKPGLTEAVNTQASIGLAQLAKEAGVARFLFASSCSLYGQGSSLGLTEEAPANPQTPYARSKIDFERALSAMASDSFSPVFLRNATAYGVSPRLRFDIVVNNLCGWAWTAGKIVMTSDGTPWRPLVHVKDISRAFACALEAPREAIHNQAFNVGSSSNNLQIRDIAYKVQRQMPGCEVTFGNSDGDTRTYNVDFTKIETRLPGFGRARYSVDDAITEFLDAFRRLALKDEQFQGRLYTRLRQIRYLQETGRLDEDLRWRER; this comes from the coding sequence GTGAAAGTGCTGTTGACGGGGAGCGAGGGGTATATCGGCGCCGTGCTGCGCGACCATCTGCTCAGCCACGGGCACGAGGTCACCGGGCTCGACACGGGCTTTTTCCTGGATTGCGATTTCGGGGCGCCGCCTGCGCCGGTTCCGCTGATTCGGCGCGACCTGCGCGAAGTGCGGCGCGAGGACGTCGCGGGTCACGACGCGGTTGTGCATCTTGCGGCCTTGTCCAACGATCCTCTGGGCAATCTCAAGCCGGGCCTGACCGAGGCCGTCAATACCCAGGCGTCAATCGGGCTGGCCCAATTGGCGAAGGAGGCCGGTGTCGCCCGATTCCTGTTTGCGTCCTCGTGCAGTCTTTACGGCCAAGGCAGTTCGCTCGGGCTTACGGAAGAAGCGCCCGCGAACCCGCAGACGCCCTATGCCCGGTCGAAGATCGATTTTGAGCGCGCGCTGAGCGCAATGGCCAGCGACAGCTTCTCGCCCGTGTTTTTGCGGAATGCCACCGCTTATGGCGTCTCGCCGCGCCTGCGTTTCGACATCGTCGTCAATAACCTGTGCGGGTGGGCGTGGACCGCGGGCAAGATCGTGATGACTAGCGACGGCACGCCTTGGCGGCCGCTGGTCCATGTGAAGGACATCTCCCGCGCGTTCGCGTGCGCGCTTGAGGCGCCGCGCGAGGCCATACACAACCAGGCCTTCAACGTGGGGTCCTCTTCGAACAACCTCCAGATTCGCGATATCGCCTACAAGGTGCAGCGGCAAATGCCCGGCTGCGAGGTGACTTTCGGCAATAGCGACGGGGACACGCGTACGTATAACGTCGACTTCACGAAGATCGAGACCAGGCTGCCGGGTTTCGGCCGGGCGCGCTATTCCGTCGATGACGCGATCACGGAATTTCTCGACGCGTTCCGTCGCCTCGCTCTGAAGGACGAACAGTTCCAGGGCCGCCTCTACACGCGCTTGCGCCAGATCAGATACCTTCAGGAAACAGGAAGGCTGGACGAAGACCTGCGGTGGAGAGAACGGTGA
- a CDS encoding class I SAM-dependent methyltransferase yields the protein MKRDCIFCGSPRQRLVAALGDQPLANAYLRADQLDKPEPRYPLYLFVCEDCLLAHIGVVATGEDIFTEYAYFSSYSTTWLAHARDYVEMITKRLGLGADSFVVEIASNDGYLLHNFAERGIPCLGIEPARNIAEAARAKGVETLVAFWGARLADTLRGQRPAADLIIGNNVLAHTPDPGDLVEGIRRFLKPGGTATMEFPHLRRLVSENQFDTIYHEHFSYFSFHVVRKIFAAHGLTLFDTEELPTHGGSLRIYAKHEDDPRPISQRVRHLLAEEEAAGMTRLDYYADFGAKIERVKQQVLEFFASAGHDGKSVAGYGAPAKGNTLLNYCGVTPRDIRYTVDRNPHKQGMYLPGTHIPIRAPEFVAEDRPDYLFILPWNLKDEIMDQMAHIRGWGGRFVVPIPELRVVS from the coding sequence GTGAAGCGCGACTGCATTTTCTGCGGTTCGCCGCGGCAGCGGCTGGTGGCGGCGCTGGGCGATCAGCCGTTGGCGAACGCGTATCTGCGCGCGGACCAGCTCGACAAGCCCGAGCCGCGCTATCCGCTTTATTTGTTCGTATGCGAGGACTGTCTCCTCGCCCATATCGGCGTGGTCGCGACGGGCGAAGATATTTTCACGGAATACGCGTATTTTTCTTCATACTCGACGACGTGGCTGGCGCACGCGCGCGATTACGTGGAAATGATTACGAAACGGCTCGGTCTCGGCGCGGACAGCTTCGTGGTCGAGATCGCTTCGAATGACGGGTACCTCCTGCACAACTTCGCGGAACGGGGCATTCCCTGCCTGGGCATCGAGCCCGCGCGCAACATCGCGGAGGCGGCGCGAGCCAAGGGCGTCGAGACGCTGGTCGCGTTCTGGGGCGCGCGCCTGGCCGATACGCTGCGCGGGCAGCGGCCCGCCGCGGACCTCATCATCGGCAATAACGTGCTGGCGCACACGCCCGACCCGGGCGACCTCGTGGAAGGGATTCGGCGCTTCTTGAAACCGGGCGGCACGGCGACCATGGAGTTCCCGCATCTGCGCCGGCTCGTGTCGGAGAACCAGTTCGACACCATCTACCACGAGCATTTCAGCTACTTCTCGTTCCATGTCGTGCGCAAGATATTCGCGGCTCACGGCCTGACCCTGTTCGACACCGAGGAATTGCCGACCCACGGCGGGTCCCTGCGCATCTATGCGAAACACGAGGACGACCCGCGCCCCATCTCCCAGCGGGTCCGCCATCTACTCGCGGAAGAAGAAGCTGCGGGCATGACGAGGCTCGATTATTACGCCGATTTCGGGGCGAAGATCGAGCGGGTCAAGCAGCAGGTGCTCGAATTCTTCGCCAGCGCCGGGCATGACGGCAAGAGCGTCGCCGGGTATGGCGCGCCCGCCAAGGGAAACACGCTACTCAACTATTGCGGCGTCACGCCCCGCGATATCCGCTACACCGTGGACCGCAACCCGCACAAGCAGGGGATGTACCTGCCGGGAACGCACATCCCGATCCGCGCGCCCGAATTCGTGGCCGAAGACCGGCCCGATTACCTCTTCATCCTGCCCTGGAACCTCAAGGACGAGATCATGGACCAGATGGCGCATATCCGGGGCTGGGGCGGGCGTTTCGTCGTTCCGATCCCGGAACTGCGCGTGGTGTCATAG
- a CDS encoding DUF5011 domain-containing protein, which yields MNERSFPLIFLVCCAHSFAISAPLPAQCVTPDDLTNGLPLNFDLIFAGMDGPLLEEFPEWQTRFNQENTADPTPQFSNEDNSANGIKDDDQLDLLAAILTGGPADTVLSGIPPATVEAIRASYAANRGRVRPDLTLDFVFFSVNIIDEVSAGDPAFGETLKDLVAGYMTLGDAECVQFVRGLLITLGEIFVERGVASGDIPAIAEGLVKSTLRSTVSGNFVASRYDCYGDVSGARQPNWLGDTGRPAAQVTDNETSHEALGSVRYVWLIDRGVTLPPLEIAAPPQDAFALSGEPAAITALVRGGTGAPGAYDWRRVAGTATPEPVSQESALAFAYPLSSDSGDYRLYVCDGTWVRSSPDFRFDVTTQAFRLVLQPDDQRVRPGNDVAFSVQAVGGEVLPSYAWQKEISADNFEDIPGADGPELLLTAVNAADSGNYRAAVTGGGASGPATTLTSEAAALVVDMPPTVALVGPAEFYLECGALFTDPGATASDDLDGDLTTAILVAGTVNANAIGAYVLTYSVTDSIGNTAQALRSVYVQDTTPPALALNGGGVISISCGSPYIEPGFVALDGCAGDLSAQVQVSGAVDTQTPALYLLTYTVQDDAGNTGEAAREVQVVDDTPPALMLLGGNPSYVECGALYVEPGAVATDACAGDLTASIDVTGTVDTTIPATYEIAYSVSDTAGNESSRARTVIVRDTTAPQLLLIGSASISLECGGTFADPGATADDACDGDLTAAIQTTGTVDPATAGQYTITYRVADSGGKTAQLSRTVRVQDTAAPAVTLLGAESIGVECGGALNDPGATAFDVCEGDLTERIVLEDDIDLHRAGTYARAYVVTDAAGNEARAERTFVVADTTPPRLVPLGATPLFVPCGEPYAEPGVSALDACDGDLGASVQTTGEVDTAMPGEYILTYDVRDGAGLTAQATRRVIVADGDAPEITLLGANPLVLECPAPFTEPGFAAQDACGGDFTAQVTVTGSVNAASPGTYALTYSVADGAGNRAAAVREVVVADSAAPELTLLGPNPVTVACGAPWIDAGATAQDACDGNLTNRIQVTDPPDTRAPGVYRVSYSVSDSTGNTATVEREVIVDDDCAIVITEQPRGAALYAGMNYTLRVRASGGTGPLAYAWQKDDAFLDGASSAQYALSPVQFEDAGEYRCAVTDGASTQVSLPALIEVFTPAPEGQHSADSNQDWRILLPELLRIIQFYNVEELSCSASTEDGYAPEPGPVDCSPHASDYAPQDWRITLTELLRVIQFYNTPGGAYHAAPGTEDGFAPGAG from the coding sequence ATGAACGAACGCTCCTTTCCGCTGATCTTTCTGGTGTGCTGCGCGCACAGCTTTGCGATATCCGCGCCGTTGCCCGCGCAATGCGTTACGCCGGACGACCTCACGAACGGCCTGCCCTTGAATTTCGATCTCATCTTCGCGGGAATGGACGGACCGCTGCTGGAGGAGTTCCCCGAGTGGCAGACGCGGTTTAACCAGGAGAACACGGCGGACCCCACGCCGCAATTCTCGAACGAGGACAACAGCGCCAACGGGATTAAAGACGATGACCAACTGGACCTGCTCGCGGCCATCCTCACGGGCGGCCCGGCGGACACGGTTCTCTCGGGGATTCCCCCCGCGACGGTGGAAGCCATTCGCGCGAGCTATGCGGCGAATCGCGGCCGGGTGCGGCCCGATCTCACACTGGATTTCGTCTTTTTCTCCGTGAACATCATCGATGAAGTCAGCGCGGGCGACCCGGCGTTCGGCGAGACGCTGAAGGATCTGGTCGCGGGCTACATGACGCTGGGCGACGCAGAGTGCGTGCAGTTCGTGCGCGGCCTGCTCATTACGCTGGGCGAAATCTTCGTTGAGCGCGGCGTGGCGAGCGGCGACATACCCGCTATCGCCGAAGGCCTGGTCAAGAGCACGCTGCGCAGCACGGTCAGCGGAAATTTCGTCGCGTCCCGTTACGACTGCTACGGCGATGTGTCGGGCGCGCGGCAGCCGAATTGGCTCGGCGACACGGGCCGTCCCGCCGCGCAGGTCACGGATAACGAGACTTCCCACGAGGCCCTCGGCAGCGTTCGTTATGTGTGGCTCATCGACCGCGGCGTGACCCTGCCCCCGCTGGAGATTGCCGCTCCGCCGCAAGACGCGTTCGCCCTTTCCGGAGAGCCCGCCGCGATAACCGCGCTTGTCCGAGGCGGCACGGGCGCGCCCGGCGCCTACGATTGGCGGCGTGTTGCGGGGACGGCCACGCCCGAACCCGTGTCGCAGGAATCCGCCCTCGCGTTTGCGTATCCCCTTTCCTCGGATTCCGGTGATTACCGCCTTTATGTCTGCGACGGCACGTGGGTGCGCAGTTCGCCGGATTTTCGTTTCGACGTGACCACGCAGGCCTTCCGCCTCGTCCTGCAGCCGGACGATCAACGCGTGCGGCCCGGGAACGACGTCGCTTTCTCCGTCCAGGCCGTGGGAGGAGAAGTGCTCCCGTCGTATGCGTGGCAGAAGGAAATCAGTGCGGATAATTTCGAGGATATCCCCGGCGCTGACGGGCCCGAACTGCTGTTGACCGCCGTCAATGCCGCGGACTCCGGCAATTACCGGGCCGCCGTCACGGGCGGCGGCGCATCGGGCCCCGCCACAACCTTGACGAGCGAAGCCGCCGCGCTGGTTGTGGACATGCCCCCGACGGTGGCGCTCGTCGGCCCCGCCGAGTTCTACCTGGAGTGTGGCGCGCTGTTCACGGACCCGGGCGCCACGGCATCCGACGACCTCGACGGAGACCTTACCACCGCCATTCTGGTCGCAGGCACGGTGAATGCCAACGCGATTGGAGCGTACGTGCTCACCTATTCCGTGACGGACTCGATCGGCAACACGGCGCAGGCGCTGCGCAGCGTATACGTGCAGGATACGACTCCGCCCGCGCTTGCCCTCAACGGCGGCGGCGTGATTTCCATTTCCTGCGGCTCCCCCTATATCGAGCCCGGCTTCGTGGCCCTCGACGGCTGCGCGGGCGACCTTTCGGCGCAGGTGCAGGTTTCCGGCGCGGTCGATACCCAGACTCCCGCGTTGTATCTGCTCACCTACACCGTACAGGACGACGCAGGGAATACCGGAGAAGCCGCGCGTGAAGTTCAGGTGGTCGACGACACGCCGCCGGCCCTTATGCTGCTCGGCGGGAATCCCTCTTACGTCGAGTGCGGCGCTCTCTATGTCGAACCGGGCGCCGTGGCCACGGACGCGTGCGCGGGCGACCTGACCGCCAGCATCGACGTGACGGGCACGGTAGACACGACAATCCCGGCCACGTATGAGATCGCCTATTCCGTGAGCGATACGGCTGGCAACGAGTCGTCGCGCGCGCGCACGGTCATCGTTCGGGATACCACGGCGCCGCAGTTGCTGCTCATCGGCTCCGCGTCGATCAGCCTGGAGTGCGGCGGCACATTCGCCGACCCCGGCGCAACGGCAGACGACGCGTGCGACGGCGACCTCACGGCGGCGATTCAGACGACCGGAACAGTCGACCCGGCGACGGCCGGGCAATACACGATCACGTACCGCGTCGCGGACAGCGGCGGCAAGACGGCCCAGCTCAGCCGCACGGTGCGCGTGCAGGATACGGCCGCGCCGGCGGTGACGCTGCTTGGTGCGGAAAGCATCGGCGTCGAGTGCGGCGGCGCATTGAATGACCCTGGCGCGACGGCATTCGACGTCTGCGAAGGCGACCTGACGGAGCGCATCGTCCTCGAGGACGACATTGATCTGCATCGCGCCGGAACGTACGCGCGCGCCTATGTCGTGACCGACGCTGCGGGCAATGAAGCACGCGCGGAGCGGACCTTCGTCGTCGCGGACACCACGCCGCCGCGGCTCGTGCCGCTCGGGGCCACGCCGCTGTTCGTGCCATGCGGCGAGCCTTACGCCGAGCCCGGCGTCAGCGCGCTCGACGCTTGCGACGGCGACCTCGGCGCGTCGGTCCAGACGACGGGAGAGGTCGATACGGCAATGCCCGGAGAATATATCCTGACCTATGATGTGCGCGACGGCGCGGGTCTCACGGCGCAGGCGACGCGCCGCGTCATTGTTGCCGACGGCGACGCGCCCGAGATCACGCTGCTGGGGGCGAATCCGCTCGTGCTGGAATGCCCCGCCCCGTTCACGGAGCCGGGTTTCGCCGCACAGGACGCTTGCGGCGGCGATTTCACCGCGCAGGTGACCGTAACCGGGAGCGTGAATGCCGCCTCTCCCGGTACATACGCATTGACGTACTCCGTTGCCGATGGGGCGGGCAACCGCGCCGCCGCCGTGCGGGAAGTCGTCGTAGCGGATAGCGCGGCGCCCGAGCTGACCCTCCTCGGCCCCAACCCGGTGACCGTGGCCTGCGGCGCCCCCTGGATCGATGCCGGCGCGACCGCCCAGGACGCCTGCGACGGCAACCTCACGAACCGCATCCAGGTGACAGACCCGCCCGACACGAGGGCCCCCGGCGTCTATCGCGTTTCCTATTCGGTCTCCGACTCGACGGGGAACACGGCGACGGTGGAACGCGAGGTTATCGTGGACGACGATTGCGCCATTGTCATCACGGAACAACCGCGCGGCGCTGCGTTGTACGCGGGCATGAACTATACGCTGCGCGTGCGCGCGAGCGGCGGCACAGGGCCGCTGGCCTATGCGTGGCAGAAGGACGATGCGTTTCTGGACGGCGCTTCGAGCGCGCAATACGCGCTCTCGCCTGTCCAGTTCGAGGATGCGGGCGAGTATCGCTGCGCGGTAACGGACGGGGCCAGCACGCAGGTATCGCTGCCCGCGCTGATAGAAGTATTCACGCCCGCGCCGGAGGGACAGCACAGCGCGGACAGCAACCAGGACTGGCGCATCCTCCTGCCCGAACTGCTGCGCATTATCCAGTTCTACAATGTCGAGGAACTGTCCTGTTCGGCTTCAACCGAGGACGGTTATGCGCCCGAGCCCGGCCCGGTGGACTGTTCCCCGCACGCGTCCGACTACGCGCCGCAGGACTGGCGCATCACGCTGACGGAACTGCTGCGGGTTATCCAGTTCTACAACACGCCTGGCGGCGCCTACCACGCTGCCCCAGGCACGGAGGATGGCTTCGCTCCTGGCGCGGGATGA
- the rfbF gene encoding glucose-1-phosphate cytidylyltransferase, translating into MKVVIMCGGVGSRMKEETEFRPKPMVKIGEQPILWHIMKHYAHYGFKEFVLALGYKGEMIRDYFVHYQLHTHDFTIDLANGSKIDVHGHRGKLDDWKVTLVDTGLNALKGARLKRIEPYIPPEDDLFMMTYGDGVCDLDLRDHIAFHREHGKMVTVTGVIPSMRFGEIRSRADGSVVFREKERGQAAMVNGGYYVVHRGIFAHLEDRDDQDFEYGPLESLSDRDEVRMRRHEGFWHCMDHLRDMEVLNKMWNDGQAPWKVWD; encoded by the coding sequence ATGAAAGTGGTAATCATGTGCGGCGGCGTTGGGTCTCGCATGAAGGAGGAGACGGAGTTCCGGCCCAAGCCAATGGTCAAGATCGGAGAACAACCGATTCTCTGGCACATCATGAAGCACTATGCCCATTATGGCTTCAAGGAATTTGTGCTGGCGCTGGGCTACAAGGGCGAAATGATCCGCGACTATTTCGTCCACTATCAATTGCACACCCATGATTTCACGATCGACTTGGCCAACGGCAGCAAGATCGATGTGCACGGCCACCGCGGCAAGCTGGACGATTGGAAGGTCACGCTCGTGGATACGGGACTGAACGCGTTGAAAGGGGCGCGTCTGAAACGCATCGAGCCGTACATCCCGCCGGAAGACGATCTTTTCATGATGACCTACGGCGACGGCGTGTGTGACCTTGACTTACGGGACCATATAGCGTTCCACCGGGAACACGGGAAGATGGTTACTGTCACCGGCGTCATCCCCAGTATGCGCTTCGGCGAAATCCGTTCGCGGGCCGACGGCTCGGTAGTCTTCCGCGAGAAAGAACGGGGCCAGGCCGCCATGGTCAACGGCGGGTACTACGTAGTCCATCGCGGGATATTTGCGCATTTGGAAGACCGCGACGACCAGGACTTCGAATACGGCCCGCTTGAGAGTCTGTCCGACAGGGACGAGGTGCGCATGCGCCGCCACGAGGGGTTCTGGCACTGCATGGATCATCTGCGCGACATGGAAGTGCTCAACAAGATGTGGAATGACGGCCAAGCGCCGTGGAAAGTCTGGGACTGA
- a CDS encoding response regulator encodes MMPGKPPDSMERKHKILVVDDEVVIRELLVDILSDEGFDVQAASNGRVALEKLRTTDDFVALFTDIMMPEMDGISLIREARKAAPSVVCIVMTGYATLDTARAAVKEGAYDYVLKPFNLSEIKLAVNNALERRRLTTENARLLEITELFHISETIASIRDERRLLDYLLRAALARVGARRGSIMTVSEDGRTLRVASSIGLPSDWQDATVDMANSISGWVAENVRPLLVTDIQDNPDIVRMSKQLKDHSFISVPLERKSAPIGDPGVRDASRTQVLAVLNVTEKERGGQFSEGDLKTLSIVANHGAAALENVRLLKDIEDAQREIVFTLGEIVETRSRETGNHVKRVAEYSKLLARKCGLGIEEAEIMRLASPLHDVGKVGVPDAILNKPGKLTPEEFEVIKTHTTIGYDMLKVAKGRVLQSAAIIALHHHERFDGNGYPHGRRGKDIHVYGRVTGIADVFDALGVERVYKPAWELDRILGYFREERGKQFDPDITDVFFGNLDEILTIRDAFPESEEAARSA; translated from the coding sequence ATGATGCCGGGAAAACCGCCCGATTCCATGGAGCGCAAGCACAAGATACTTGTCGTGGACGACGAAGTCGTGATCCGCGAGTTGCTGGTCGATATCCTCAGCGACGAGGGGTTCGATGTGCAAGCCGCTTCGAATGGGCGGGTCGCGCTCGAAAAACTGCGGACGACGGACGATTTCGTGGCGCTGTTCACGGACATCATGATGCCCGAGATGGATGGCATTTCGCTGATCCGCGAGGCGCGGAAGGCCGCGCCGTCGGTCGTCTGCATCGTGATGACCGGCTATGCCACCCTGGACACGGCGCGCGCCGCGGTAAAGGAGGGCGCCTACGATTACGTTCTGAAGCCCTTCAATCTGAGCGAGATCAAGCTTGCCGTCAACAATGCGCTCGAGCGGCGGCGGCTTACCACCGAGAACGCGCGGCTCCTCGAGATCACCGAATTGTTCCACATCAGCGAAACGATCGCGTCGATCCGGGACGAGCGGCGCCTGTTGGACTATCTGCTGCGCGCCGCGCTGGCCCGCGTGGGCGCCCGCCGCGGCTCGATCATGACCGTCTCGGAAGACGGCCGGACGCTGCGCGTGGCCTCCAGTATCGGATTGCCCTCGGACTGGCAGGATGCCACCGTCGACATGGCAAACAGCATTTCCGGGTGGGTCGCGGAGAATGTCCGGCCGCTTTTGGTCACGGACATCCAGGACAACCCGGATATCGTGCGGATGAGCAAGCAGTTGAAGGACCACTCCTTCATTTCAGTGCCGCTCGAACGTAAGTCGGCGCCCATCGGCGATCCCGGCGTGCGGGATGCGTCGCGCACGCAGGTGCTCGCCGTGCTCAACGTGACGGAGAAGGAACGGGGCGGCCAGTTCAGCGAGGGAGACCTCAAGACTCTGAGCATTGTCGCGAATCACGGGGCAGCGGCGCTCGAAAACGTGCGGCTCCTGAAAGACATTGAAGACGCGCAGCGCGAAATCGTGTTCACGCTCGGCGAAATCGTGGAGACGCGCTCGCGCGAAACGGGCAATCACGTGAAGCGCGTCGCCGAGTACTCGAAGCTGCTCGCGCGCAAGTGCGGCCTCGGCATCGAGGAAGCCGAAATCATGCGGCTTGCTTCGCCGCTGCACGACGTGGGCAAGGTGGGGGTCCCCGACGCGATTCTGAACAAGCCGGGGAAACTCACCCCGGAGGAATTCGAGGTAATCAAGACCCACACGACCATCGGCTACGACATGCTCAAGGTGGCCAAGGGGCGCGTGCTGCAGTCGGCGGCGATTATCGCGCTGCATCATCACGAGCGTTTCGACGGAAACGGCTATCCCCACGGACGGCGCGGCAAGGATATTCACGTCTACGGCCGGGTCACGGGAATTGCGGACGTCTTCGACGCATTGGGCGTGGAACGGGTTTATAAACCGGCGTGGGAACTGGACCGTATTCTCGGCTACTTCCGCGAGGAGCGGGGCAAACAGTTCGACCCGGATATCACGGACGTGTTCTTCGGGAATCTCGACGAGATCTTGACCATTCGCGACGCGTTTCCCGAATCCGAGGAGGCGGCGCGTTCCGCTTGA
- the argH gene encoding argininosuccinate lyase, producing MGKLWGGRFQGETDRLVETLGASVAFDARLAPWDIRASIAHARMLGDTGIIPGKDARRIIQGLKRIAADVAKGAFTWDPALEDVHTNIEAALVARIGEAGKRLHTARSRNDQIATDVRLWLRDQVDTIIGLTDALRDAVLDCAERHCEAILPGYTHLQPAQPVLFGHHMHAYAEMFGRDRDRFAEARKRTNVLPLGSAALAGAAYPIDRAQVARELGFDAVSANSMDAVSDRDHLIEFCAAAAVCMMHLSRLSEELILWSTPRFGFIEIGDAFTTGSSIMPQKKNPDVAELVRGKSGRVYGDLMALLTLMKGLPLTYNRDLQEDKEPVFDASDTLQLCLAVVARMFPAITVNTAAMRQAAQEGFMEATDLADYLTRRGMPFREAHEVAGKIVLHCIREGKRLPELGLQEFRGFSGLFDEDVFQELRLEGIVRRRDQPGGTAPRRVRAALRQSRKRR from the coding sequence ATGGGTAAGCTCTGGGGAGGGCGTTTCCAAGGAGAAACGGACCGCCTGGTCGAGACGCTGGGCGCGTCGGTCGCGTTCGACGCGCGCCTTGCGCCATGGGACATTCGGGCGAGCATCGCGCACGCCCGCATGCTGGGCGATACGGGCATCATTCCGGGCAAGGACGCGCGCCGGATCATCCAGGGGCTCAAGCGTATCGCGGCTGACGTGGCGAAAGGGGCGTTCACGTGGGACCCCGCGCTGGAGGACGTGCACACGAACATCGAGGCCGCGCTCGTGGCGCGTATCGGCGAAGCAGGAAAGCGGCTCCACACCGCCCGCAGCCGCAACGACCAGATAGCGACCGACGTGCGCCTGTGGCTGCGCGATCAGGTCGACACGATTATCGGCCTGACGGACGCTCTGCGTGACGCGGTGCTGGATTGCGCGGAGCGGCATTGCGAGGCCATTCTCCCGGGATACACGCACCTGCAGCCGGCGCAGCCGGTGCTGTTTGGGCACCACATGCACGCCTACGCGGAAATGTTCGGCCGCGACCGCGACCGTTTCGCAGAGGCTCGCAAGCGGACTAATGTGCTGCCGCTGGGCTCGGCGGCCCTGGCCGGCGCGGCCTATCCCATTGACCGCGCGCAAGTCGCGCGGGAGCTGGGATTCGACGCCGTGTCCGCGAACAGCATGGACGCGGTTTCCGACCGCGATCATCTCATCGAATTCTGCGCCGCGGCCGCCGTGTGCATGATGCATCTTTCCCGGCTGAGCGAGGAACTGATTCTCTGGTCCACGCCGCGTTTCGGATTCATCGAGATAGGCGACGCCTTCACGACGGGTTCGAGCATCATGCCGCAGAAGAAGAATCCCGACGTGGCGGAGCTGGTGCGCGGCAAGTCGGGCCGCGTGTACGGTGACCTCATGGCGCTGCTGACCTTGATGAAGGGGCTGCCGCTGACCTATAACCGCGACCTCCAGGAGGACAAGGAACCCGTTTTCGACGCATCCGATACGCTGCAGCTCTGCCTGGCCGTCGTCGCGCGGATGTTCCCGGCCATTACCGTGAACACGGCCGCGATGCGGCAGGCGGCCCAGGAAGGCTTCATGGAAGCAACGGACCTGGCGGATTACCTGACGCGCCGCGGCATGCCGTTCCGCGAAGCCCACGAAGTGGCCGGAAAGATCGTGCTGCACTGCATCCGGGAGGGTAAGCGGTTACCTGAACTGGGCTTGCAGGAATTTCGCGGGTTTTCCGGTTTGTTTGACGAGGACGTGTTCCAGGAATTGCGGCTCGAGGGCATAGTCCGCCGCCGCGACCAGCCTGGCGGCACTGCGCCGCGCCGTGTTCGCGCCGCCCTGCGGCAGTCGCGCAAGCGGCGTTGA